The following coding sequences are from one Sulfitobacter faviae window:
- a CDS encoding type IV secretory system conjugative DNA transfer family protein: MGKARIATGVLLVTLVTAAMGYTIASAVLTYQDLGFGAEIDFAYIAQNYMAILDRRPEAAQLIHLIIGSFAAAGLMLSLALSGSALTRFGQTHWQSAREMKANGFFGAPGTGFILGKLGTPGSRANYICSKVFPHALIVAPTGRGKTTGFVIPNLLTWQGSAVTLDVKGECFEATARHRAAQGDKVYRFAPTDWEGRRTHRYNPLLRIYQLKDPARQQMELQLLATLFLQSDNDRVQGLLKGGIDLFVAAGLLAFQRKRPTLGEIYRIAASGGNKQKEYFARGHEVDNRAAKLIFTRLASTNNDTLTSYVSLLMTSGLDQWQNPAIDEATAVSDFDFRTIRKKPFSVYLVVQPLMVKPLAPLIRLFFSDLLSAMQEKDPGPDEPWPVMIMLDEFNRLGKMPIVVESIETLRTYRGHLAVVTQTIPALDEIYGENARRALQGNAGVKLYLTPSDEKTVEELSKAVGKTTKTVVTRSQSIGKNPFEGRSQSTRTEESSLLPEDEARRLPLDEIVMVIDAQMPVRAKRIQYFDDRLFKAIHAAQTGELPFPEPGGGGPRGNLPLSVRAMPMTPPASGAGGSDAVVETARQDAGSETSGQIDVAPKKTAPVVQAVIAEEQRQMELDFAVLVPSDDLAKEVGDEQVRTAVDGLGALESAMKDGP; encoded by the coding sequence ATGGGAAAGGCGCGGATCGCGACCGGTGTCTTGTTGGTAACGCTGGTGACCGCCGCCATGGGCTATACCATCGCATCGGCGGTGCTGACCTACCAGGATCTTGGGTTTGGGGCCGAGATCGACTTTGCTTATATCGCGCAGAACTACATGGCGATCCTCGATCGCCGCCCGGAGGCCGCGCAACTTATTCACCTGATCATCGGCAGCTTCGCCGCCGCCGGCCTGATGCTGAGCCTCGCCCTCTCGGGGTCCGCCCTGACACGGTTTGGCCAGACCCATTGGCAGAGTGCGCGCGAGATGAAGGCCAATGGCTTCTTCGGGGCACCCGGGACCGGGTTCATCCTGGGCAAGCTGGGGACGCCCGGCTCCCGCGCCAATTACATTTGCTCGAAAGTCTTCCCGCACGCGCTGATCGTGGCCCCCACCGGGCGCGGCAAGACCACGGGCTTCGTCATTCCAAACTTGCTGACCTGGCAAGGCTCCGCCGTGACGCTCGATGTGAAGGGCGAATGCTTCGAGGCGACGGCCCGGCACCGCGCAGCCCAAGGCGACAAGGTCTATCGCTTTGCCCCCACCGATTGGGAGGGCAGGCGCACGCATCGCTACAACCCGCTCCTGCGCATCTATCAACTGAAAGATCCCGCGCGCCAGCAGATGGAACTGCAGCTCCTGGCGACGCTGTTCCTGCAAAGCGACAATGACCGGGTGCAAGGCCTCCTCAAGGGCGGGATCGATCTCTTCGTGGCGGCAGGGCTCTTGGCCTTCCAGCGCAAGCGTCCGACCTTGGGCGAGATCTACCGCATCGCCGCCTCGGGCGGAAACAAGCAGAAGGAGTATTTCGCGCGGGGCCATGAGGTGGACAACAGGGCCGCCAAACTGATCTTCACGCGGCTGGCCTCGACCAACAACGATACGCTGACCTCTTATGTTTCGCTCCTGATGACCTCGGGGCTCGATCAATGGCAGAACCCGGCCATCGACGAGGCGACGGCGGTGTCGGATTTTGATTTCCGGACGATCCGCAAGAAACCCTTTTCGGTCTACCTCGTGGTCCAGCCGCTGATGGTCAAACCCCTCGCACCCCTGATCCGGCTGTTCTTTTCCGATCTCCTCTCCGCCATGCAGGAGAAAGACCCCGGGCCGGATGAGCCGTGGCCCGTAATGATCATGCTCGACGAGTTCAATCGCCTCGGCAAGATGCCCATCGTGGTCGAAAGCATCGAGACCCTGCGGACCTATCGTGGACATCTGGCCGTGGTCACGCAAACCATCCCCGCCCTCGATGAAATCTATGGCGAAAACGCCCGCCGCGCCCTGCAGGGCAACGCCGGCGTGAAGCTGTACCTGACGCCCTCGGATGAGAAGACAGTCGAGGAGCTGAGCAAGGCGGTCGGCAAGACCACGAAGACCGTGGTCACGCGCTCCCAATCCATCGGCAAGAACCCCTTTGAGGGCCGTAGCCAATCCACACGGACCGAAGAAAGCTCTTTGTTGCCCGAAGATGAAGCGCGCCGCCTGCCGCTCGATGAAATCGTCATGGTCATCGACGCGCAAATGCCGGTCCGAGCGAAGCGGATTCAGTATTTTGACGACCGGCTGTTCAAGGCGATCCACGCGGCGCAGACGGGTGAATTGCCGTTTCCGGAACCGGGGGGAGGGGGGCCGCGGGGGAACCTGCCGCTGAGTGTGCGCGCCATGCCGATGACGCCGCCAGCGAGTGGAGCAGGTGGGTCTGACGCCGTTGTGGAGACCGCACGCCAAGATGCTGGCAGCGAAACGTCAGGGCAAATCGACGTCGCCCCAAAGAAGACCGCGCCCGTCGTCCAAGCCGTTATCGCCGAGGAACAACGACAGATGGAGTTGGATTTTGCGGTGCTGGTGCCTTCTGATGATCTGGCAAAGGAGGTGGGTGACGAGCAGGTGAGGACCGCTGTGGATGGCCTGGGCGCGCTAGAGTCGGCTATGAAAGATGGGCCTTAA